A segment of the Populus nigra chromosome 12, ddPopNigr1.1, whole genome shotgun sequence genome:
aaaagttgaatgaaaagGGAGAGGTAGATAAATGCAAAGCACGTCTGGTAGTAAAAGGTTATGCTCAAAGATATGGGATCGACTACAGCAAAGTTTTTGCACCTGTGGCTCGTTAGGACACCATAAGATTGATCTTGGCTTTGGCAGCGTAGAAAGGATTGACTGCTTTTCAGCTAGATGTCAAGAGTGCATTTCTTCATAGGGAATTAAAAGAGGGAATCTACGTAGAGCATCCAGAATGCTATGTTCGTTAAGGAGAAGAGCATAAAGTCTTGAGATTTAAAAAAGCTCTCTACAGCTTGAAACAGGCTCTAAGAGCATAGTATAGCAGAATTGAAGGATTCTTCATGAAGGAAGGTTTTGATAAATGCAATCATGAACACACACCATTCCTCAAACATGAAGATGGAGGTAAATGCTTAATTATTAGCCTCTACGTGGATGATTTAATTTACACAGGAAATGATGTGGAACtatgtgaaaaatttaaaaagtcaaTGAAGCTAGAATTTGACATGAGCGATTTGGGAAAAATGAAGTATTTCTTAAGAGTTGAAGTTCAGCAGAGTTGTGAAGGAATACATTTGTGTCAAATGAAGTATGTTGGAGAAGTTTTAGAAAGGTTTGGAATTGGAAGCTACAATCTAGTGAAAAATCCTATCGTGCCAGTCATGAAACTAATAAAAGATGGTGGAGAAACCAGTGAGATTCAACCttgttcaagaaaataattggcAGCTTAATGTATCTGTCAGTTACTAGACCAGACATTACGTTTGTTGTCTGCCTGTTAAGCAAGTTTATGACTGATCCGAAATCATCTCATATGGCAGCAACAAAAAGGGTCCTCAAATATGTGAAGGGAACTACAAACTTAGgggtgttttataaaaaaaatgcagagaATTTTGAAGATGATCTTAAAGTCTATACCAACAATGACTATGCCGGTAATATAGAAGATAGAAGAAGCACTTCTGGATATGTGTTTTTTCTAAGTGGTGGTGCAGTTGCATGAAGCTCAAGAAAGCAATTAGTGATGACTCTCTCCATTACCGAAGCAGAATATGTAGCTGCTGCTACGTGTGCTTGTCATAATATTTGGATGAAAAGAGTGCTCAACAGTCTTGGTTTCTCTTCATGTCAGTGtgttaagattttttatgataatagttCAACTATCAAGTtatcaaaaaaatccaattctTCATGGAAGAACCAAACACATAGATGTGAAGTTTCACTTCCTACGTGATCTGGTAAAGGAAAGTGTTGTGGAGTTAGTTCATTGTGGAACTAATGAGCAGGTGGCAGACATCATGACAAAGCTTTTGAAGTTAGAATCATTTTTTAAGTTGAGTAACTTGCTAGGAGTGCAAAGCATGAATAACATAAACTGACTTGTTTTCAACAAGTGCAGCTTAAGGAAGGATATGTTAGAATCTTGATGTTTTGTTTAAGAATAAACTCCTGTCTTTTAGGAGCcagcaattcattttttttaatagttgatTAAGTCAAATAATGACTTAGTCATTATTTTCTGTTTCTGTTACCACAATCTTCGGGATATGAAGATGTGGGTTGTTTTCTTTGATTCCAAGTTGTAATGGCTATTTAAGCCGAAGGCattctattaaataaaaagactacACAGTTAAAGTTGTTCAAGATCATTGGTATTATAACAATTTCTACTTGTTTGAATGAGAACATCAACTagaaggataaataaaaaaataacctaaaaaataagaatgattTATAAGCAATTAAACTAGTGGAGGCGTAACGAACACTCAActtaaatataagaataaattaagctgatttcttaaaaaaataaaaataaataactaccTAGTAATGTCAATCAAGCAAATCTTACATCACTATATTAtttgaatctcttttttttctttatggaaAGGATATCTTTATATTAGTTTTCGTGTTACAAAGTCCCTCCctatatgattttaatgttaCGCCTGCATATTGGTCTCTTAAATTAAGAGAAattcaatatctttttaatactAGTTTCaagatttaaactaaaaaattcttgaaatggAGCAAACCACTACGAAACGTGTGATATGAGGCATGAAAACATGATAACCACATGCAACCTATACCAAAACAAACCAAGAAGGTTAATTGTGATGAACCAGATATTGAAggtcaaaaatagaaaaaaaaatataaatctaaaaagataaaaaaaaacgatttgACTAAATCTAGATTGGTGGCTAGAGCAACACCATAGGTCGAgaaaattttaaacatatattaaataaataattaaggcTATATAAGTGTTTCTAGAAGagtaaaaaatatctaagacAAGTCCTTGAGTCACTTACGTTCCATAAGAtcgtttaatttaataatatgaaaaaagcaACTCTAATTTAATAAACTGAAAAACCAAGTAAATCCGAACAAATCTTCTTAacatgagttaattttttaaattcgaaGCCCGTTGAATTTTAGACTCGGATTCAATAAAAAAGCCCAACTCCCAACCAATATAACGTTCAAGgatgaaatcgagaaaaaatTCTAGACTCGAGTCATTGAGTCAACAAATTTAATaagcttaattattttaataatatgaaaaaaactctaatttaataatatgaaaaatcagGCGAAGTAAGGCAAACCTTATTTACCTGGGTTAATCTTCTTAATTTTCAACTGTGAAATCGTATaccgggtttaataaaaaaaatatcaattcctaataaatttaatactgaatgatgaaattgtaaaaaaacttccaaagcaaaaaaatcaaaattaataggtgaaaaatatggagggtgaaattgcaacaaaaaaatcaatttggaaaaccttctcaacaaaaaaaataaaaaaaaaaacaaggatcaaatttgagagataaaaaaattaaaggaaaatgaatttgaaaacaattttcaattttaaataattaattgaaataaaagaaatgtaattaaaataaaaagaactaaatttcatgaaaaaacaaattaaaatgctGTTATGAAGACTAAATTTCCAGtcaccttttttattattattattttatatttcaataaaaataccaaTGTGCCCCtaatattacataaaaaaacaaaagaaaagtattAATAAGCCCTTTAAAAAggctaaaaattttcaaattttaagagCTATATGGTTATTATGTTTAATAAGCATTCAAGTTAACAAATCTTTTATCTTTAAGGGCATTTAAATAATTCTAGTGTGCAATTAcatgaaaagaaagataaagctatccctaataaaatcaattataatctATAGATCCTGTGAAAAAATTCTATTACCTCTCAtaaaaagtttagtttttttttttgttagaatgaCAAACTTATCCCTCCATTATTCCAgttaataatgcttttttttttgagctACAATACTTTTTCCACAtcatttagtttatattaatatgTTCATAATCATCAAATTAGAATAACATgctagaaatatatatttatatataattgttatgtatGATATATCACTAATTTCATGaaatgacatttaattaaaataataaatcccttattaatatattaagtacATATTGAGCATGAgtttttgcattttgattttatatgtaaaaaactagggttttattcatgaaaatttgtTAAATTACTCAAGATCATCattgatcaaatatatttaatgttataaaattagatCATATTTAACtaacttatataattagaaTAAGTTATTTGTGATCATATAaaattctttgatatttttttaaataattaaaaaaaatttaaattacaaaaataaacacacccTTAATATTCCAGagttaataacaaaaataataaaatgaaaaaaacattagtattttaattatattatatataaagatagatttcttttaaatttaaaaattatattattatataaacggtaatttttgaaaagatagaggtaaattaaaaataataactaaattattagaagttaaatataactttttttaataaaatgaaaacaaaaatctagAATCGGAAAGAACAATCCTCATCCATATCCATATGTGAAAAcgagaacatatatatatacacacacacacacgtagaACATTCTAGTAGAAAACAAATTCATGTTTAGAAGATGCAAGTAGATGATGTTTTATCCTGAATCTTGACTATTGTCTTTGTCATTCACCTAACCTTGAGAAAATATCATCACTTCAAATTTTcagatcacaaaaaaaaaaaaaatcttcaaatctTGAATCGTGGAAACCATAATTAACGTAAATGGAGGAGATGACGGAACCGGAGAGGGTAGCAGGAGGAGGAGTGGCTTTGAGTTTCACGGTTAACGATGACGAAGCGATGTTAAATTCTCCAAAGGTTCTTCCTCCAAGATTAGGAAGACGTTTGCTTGGAGAGCCCAAAACACCACCCTCCGTCGAAGAAATCGAAGCTAAGCTCCGTGAAGCCAATCTCCGTCGCCAGGTATTATTGATCTTggtaatttgaaaaacaagctACCATTTCTATATTGCATCcaatatttctttttgtttgtggCGGTGATGCAGCGATATCATGAATTGTTGTCGAGTAAAGCACGGTCGTCAACTTCAAAAAGCGGTTTAAGGGATTGTTTACAAGCAGAGGAGGATCTGGGGCAGAAAATTAAAGCAAGGCTCAATGCTGCTCAACAGAAAAGGTGAATAAAAAATGTTAGATTTtgtagttttaattaaaaatgttaagaattaacttgaagttattaaatttctaaattggGTGGTAATTTATTATGCGTAGCTCGGAACGAGAAGTGTCAAATCAGATAATTGAGTCCCGAAtctttttttgaattcaaaattcTAACTTTATCCTACTGGCTTTGATCTTCTCAAGCAATGCTCTAACCCCACTTGCATTCCCGATTTAAATTCTATGATGATCAAGTAATGAAGGACGAATGCACGCTATTGCTGGATGCTAGAATTCAAAGTCTGTTTGAACAAGATAAAAGACAGATACCTATTTATCGTGCCTATGGTCTTCTGTTGAGGAGAACCTAACCATTAACTTCTTTTTGCATGAAGTGGGTGCCATTATTCGAAGTTGCATTCTTATTATAATTACAGGCCTAATACCTTTACTAATTCACTGAACAATGGCTACCATGTTTGACCAAGGCACATCACTTAAACTGATAAACTGTGATTTCATACGACACTAGCTTATCTTAATATTATGTGTAATGATATGTTCAGGCTAAGCATTCTTACTGAGGCTCAGATGCGCCTGGCAAGGTTAGATGAGCACCGGCAAGAAGCTAAAAGTGGACTAGAAATGCGTTTTGAGAAGGAGCGGGGTGAGCTTGGCATGAAGGTTGAGTCACGGGTTCAGCAAGCACAAGCAAACCGGATGCTTCTTCTTAAAGCTTATGGACAAAGGAGAGCAGCAAGGAGAGAGCGAGCTGCTCAGTCATTGATGCAAAAAATGACCCAAGAGATCAAGTACAAAGAGAGTGTTCGTGCTGCAATTTACCAAAAACGTGCTGCTGCTGAGAGAAAACGGCTGGGATTGTTGGAAGCAGAAAGGACAAAGGCCCATTCAAGGATATTGCAAGTTCAGCGGGTAGCTACGTCCATCTATAGTCAACGGGAGATTGAGAGAAAACGGATAAAGGACCAGTTGGAATATAAGCTCCAGAAGGTATGTTCCTGGTTGAAGTTGCTTTTTTCATTGAAGTATCTTCTGTTATCTCATTGTTTTGTTGATGCGAAGTGTTAATTTGATTTCACTAGGCTAAGAAACAAAGGGCAGAATATTTGAGGCAAAGAAGAAACCTGAATAGCCAAGCACATTTCAACTCAAAAACGATGCATGAGCAAGGGGAATATCTTTCAAGAAAGTTAACAAGGTGCATAAGCTGCTCAAAGTGACCTTTTCTAAGTGgtgcttttgtttttagtttttttcctctttcttttttcgttTCTTTTCTCCCCCCTTCACTTTCAGGGTCTGTGTTGATGTGCAGTATAAGAGGAATGACTatttgcaaattattttaaatttgtgcaGTATAATATTGTCTTcatttaggatttttattgtGTCTCTCCATTAAGTAGGACATTTCCCATTTCCATAATCATGGTTTTATTATCAGGAATAACATTTTGTTTAGGTTTTGATTCCTATGTTGCTTGGACTCTTTAGAGCTTTGGTGGTGCCATTTAACTAtgcatattttgtattttgggGGAAGCATTTGATGAATCAAATTGACTTGTGAGATCTTCTTGTTCCTTTCATTTGTAGAGTGTTTGTTTCTTATGGATTCAAAATATGgattttgagaactttgattctattttttctattattctcTCTCCAgttcaattaaaattgatttggctGCTTTTCTGGCATCAGTTAGAAAATTTTAACTTATCAGCTGTTATGAGTGAGCTAAATCTGCAATCCCTGAGCTGGATAACTCATCTATGGAATGATGAAATGTGTGTTAGTCAACCAGTAGTCctgttatatatttataatattcacATGGGTATGACAATATATAATATTCAAATTGGGTATGATAAGTTCTGTTTATCTATTCCTGTACAAATTTTTGTTGCATGTTGGTGTCCCTTATTATGTTTctgcaaaaataaaagttgtttcTTCTCTCTGGTTTCATTGTATAACTACAATGTCTTTAACTACAGGTGCTGGAGGCGGTTTGTAAAATTGAGGAAAACTACTCTCTCTTTGGCAAAAGCTTATATGTCGTTACAAATTAACCAAGAATCGGTTAAATCAATGCCATTTGTGCAGCTTGCTCTCTGTATTGAGTCAGCAACAACCATTCAAATTGTGAAAGCCTTTGTCAACCGGCTAGAGAGTCGCATCACACTCTCACAGGAAGTTACAGGTAACCTATCTAGTCTTTCCAAAATTGATCACCTTCTAAAGTACGCTGCTTTACCAAGTCGTAAGGGCCCTTCAAGCAATGCTACAAGAAGAGGAGCAAAAATGATTAAGTCTAGTAAACTATCAAGGTACCCTGTCAGAGTTTTGCTGTGTGCTTACATGATAATGGGACACCCAGCTGAGGTTTTCAGTGGAGTGGGTGAGTGTGAGATTGTGCTGGCTGACTCTGCAGCCAACTTTATTCAAGAGTTTGAGTTGTTGGTCAAAATTATAATAGACGGCCCCATTAAAACGTCACAGGAAATAGCCTCTGCAAATCCAAGTCAAAAGACTTTCAGATCTCAGCTGGAAGCCTTTGATAAAGCTTGGTGCATTTACCTGCATCACTTTGTAGCATGGAAGTCTAAGGATGCGAAGTTGTTAGAGAAGGATTTAGTGAGAGCTGCTTGCCAGCTTGAGCTCTCTCTGTTGCAAACCTGCCAGCTGACTTCCAGAAATGATGGTGGTCTTACTCGTGATATGTATGGTATTAAAAAACAGGTAGTAGACTTGCCTTAAAcagaagctttttttttttttatagagctTTTTTCCATAAACTAACATCATGTTGAATCATTTTGGTGACGCTAGGTTTTAGAAGAGCAGAAACTTCTCAGGGAAACAGTACAGCATCTGAGTGGCAATGGTGGGCTGGAACATATGGAACATGCTCTCTCTGATGTGCGGTCTAGATTTGTTGAAGCTGAGAAATCTGGGACTTCAATGGCATCTTTTACTTCAGatattttatcttccttttcaCGCAATTCCCTTGAGGGCTCTTCAATTTCTGGCTTTGGTGAGACGCGTGATCTGGCTGAATGTATTGGAAACTCAAGCCACCAAATTCTCTCCTTATCTCAGGCAGATGATTCTTCCCCGGTCAAAGAACTTGATCCTTCACCttctaaaaaaaccataaatagcATTGTGCACTCTGACTCCATGTTGGCCAATGAGAATGAATTACTAGTAAATGAAATTCTCCATGAACATCATCGTGGTTTTGATGATAGTTTTAATGTTACTGATGAAGATCAGAATAGCCTCAAGGTcaatacatgaaaatatttcTCATGCTCTCTGTTTATTCAGAAGTGTCACTTCTTCCTCAGTAATTTGTTAGTGTGGGATAGAGATAGAAATCCTCATCAATGCTTGCTTGTTTCCAATATTGTGCAGGCAAAAGTAAGAGAGACTATGGAAAAAGCTTTCTGGGATGGAATCACAGAATCCATGCAACAGGATGAGCCTGATTTAAGTTGGGTTCTTAAACTCATGAAGGAAGTCAGGGATGAGCTCTGTGAGATGTCTCCTCAGAGTTGGAGAGAGGAGATTGTTGAGACTATTGATGTTGATATTCTTTCCCAGGTAAATAAAGTTTTTAGTCTCTTTAATTCTGCAGCCATTACCAGTTATTATGTATTGaaatactaatattattatcatatctCCAAAATCCTTTGCCCCATGAAGGTGCTCAAATCAGGAACTTTAGATATGGATTATCTTGGGAGGATTCTAGAGTTTGCACTAGTCACGTTGCAGAAACTTTCTGCTCCTGCAAATGATGAGGAGATCAAGACCTCTCACGATAATTTACTGAAAGAACTAAGAGAGATATCTCAAGCTGCGGATATATCAAATGCTTCATTTTCCCTCGTAATGATTAAAGGTCTGCGCTTTATCCTGAAGGAGATTCAGGTATGTTTTGGTTCCAGTATTATGTCTCACGTCTATCCTGAAGTAGTTGCGGTTTCTgcaattttagtgttttttctgTGGAACCTGAAAAGTGTCACCCTTCATTCTGGCTATCAGTGGCTGTatgattcatgcatgttttgtaAGCAGCATGGCTGTCTCTGTGAGTGAGTCAGTGTATGTGCGTGTATGGGCTTGTGTGTCTGTGCCTGCAATTCTTATTTATGGTTCACAAGGACATGCGTGGTATTGGTTATAGAGGTGAACAAAAATCTCATTCAAGGAAAAATTTCTTGCTTTGAATCACTCGTTAAAGTTGGATCCTGGTCTTCTCTTATTTTCTGGGATGGAGTTTCAACTTGATCCCTGGTGTCGCTAATTGTACATCTGCTGGAATTAATTGTAGgatgtttaatttattcaagGGTTAGAATGCCCACTTGAATTTTCTCTGCTTCATTCTGGTACAACACAGTGGCTTGAGCCATCTACTTAGAGTGTTCTGGATtcacctttaatttttattccttttccaGTTTCAAACCAGTTAGATGCATTGGAgactgtttcttcttctttatgcTTGACTTGCTGTTTTTTGGCGACCCTCTTATTTCTTGGATTAAAGATACCTCATTTTCTGCTGCTGAATTATCATTTGTGACTCTTATGTCTTGACAACAAGTTGTACCTTATCTGGCTTTGTGTGGGGGAAATTGTGTGTACACTGACATTATGTGTTACCTTTGCAAAACAAAGGATGGCTAGATGCATCACTCACAATACAAAATGAAGGCTAGGTGCATCACTTACAATACAAAATGAAGACAGCCTTTCGTTCATTTTATTAAGCTGTAAAAGCACCCAAACATACATCATTATCCCACATAAATTACTTTCTTTGAGTTCTAAACAAGGTAAAAATACTAACAAACTGGCTGGATCTGCAAATTCAACCAATATTTAGAGCCCGTTTAGCATTGTGGTaacagttgcttttcaaagtgtttttcgcttggaaatgcatcaaaataatgtttttgtacattttaaaattcatttttgatatcagcacactaaaacaataaaaaaataccaaaaaaataatttgaagcaaaaaaatcaatttattttcaaaaacgcttttgcACCGCAAAAACAATTGGTCAAGGGTCTCTGTTTTTAATGTCTGTTTCCATGTGTGATCTGTTGCTCGCAAAGGATCATCAACCTTGCTTTAGTGTAGCATGGTTATTTGTCTTCAATTTTGATGCTGTTGATATGCAAAGGATGAGTGGTTTCCTTGATATAGTTGgacatatttttgttaaaaaagaaagaaagaaacttatATGATAAGTCATCCATACACCACATGTTTTCTGTCATTACATTAGTGTAAATAATTTTTGCTGGTGAAATGAGCTGAAATAAGCTTTCTATGGGAACTTTGGAACTCTTGCATTTCTCAGGCCAGGAGAGATTAGTTCTCAAATACTGCAGATGCTTATTATGATGATGGGATGAGTGGTTGTAgactttttgttaaaaaaaagaaatttagatGACATGTCATCCATAAACGGCATGTTTTCTGACCTTATATTGGTGTAAATAATCTGTGCTGATGGAATGTGCTGAAATAAGCCTTCTGTGGGAACTTTGGTACTCTTCAATTTCTCAGGCCAGAGAGATTAGTTATCACATAGTGCAGATGCTTccctctgtttttgttttctactcaTTCTTCTCCCTCCTTTTCCCATCTTTAATTATAGTGGTGGTTTGCTGGCAGATTCTGAAGACTGAGATTAGTAGAGCACGCATTAGACTTGTGGAACCACTCATCAAAGGACCTGCTGGTTTGGAATATCTGAAAAAAGCTTTCACTGACCGATATGGTTCTCCTGCTGATGCTACATCCTTGCTACCTTTGACGAGGAAATGGATGGCATCTGTGCATGCAGGTGCTGAACAGGAGTGGGAAGAGTACGTAGATTCTGTATCTGCTACAACAAGTGATACCCAATTGTCTATTCCAACAGCACTTAGGACTGGAGGCAGTGTTTTAACAACATCAAAAATTGGACCTCCAGCTTCCACAACAGGTTTGAATAGTGACTTCATGCATAAACTTTTGTTTCGTTTAGAATTGCCTAAAGTTGGACTAATCCCTTTTTGTTGCTGTGCACAACTTTATCAGGTCTTGAACAGCCAGGATGCACGGGAGAAAAGGCTGACTTGTTGATTAGGCTTGGCTTGATGAAGCTTGTGATCGGAGTAGGAGGGCTGACTCTTGAAGCTCTGCCCGAAACTCTCAAACTTAATCTATCCAGGCTAAGACGTGTCCAATCACAACTTCAGAAAATCATTACCATCTCTACAAGGTTGGTACTTGTTTGGGTTGTTACCTCTTAAAACTCCTCAAATTTAAGTGTGCATTCGTGCACttcttttttcatcttctttttcctcCCTACTCTCTGTGCATGCATAGAAATATCATCTAATTGTACGCTGAAACCAAGTTAATGTGTTTCTGGCAGTGCATTGGTCCTGAGGCAAACCCTTCTGACAGAGAACTTGGTAACTAGTTCTGTGGACATGGAGAATGTAGTATCTGAGTGTGCGAAGAAGCTTTCTGAGCTATTAGACAGCGTGGAAGATGTGGGTATTTTGGAAATTGTTGATACAATTAGTGCGGTGTCAAAAAGCAGTGGCCATGATTCAAATGATGAAAAGCTCCGAGCGAGGAAGGAGGTTATGTCAAACATGTTGGTGAAAAGCTTGCAAGCCGGGGATGCTATATTTGAGCTTGTGTCTCGCACTATTTTTCTGGCTATGAAGGGGGCTGTGTTGGGAGGAAGTGGATCTAAAGGAAGGGAATTGGTGGAGACAGCTCTTCGGCGAGTGGGAGCAACTCTTCTTTCAAATAGGGTAATGGAGGCTGCTGAAGTTCTTGTTGTGGTGGCAATGGTTTCATTGAGCGTTCATGGCGAATGGTATGAAGAATTGATCAAGAATCTGTAACATGCTCATATAATGTGCTTGTAGATTGCATATTATCGAATATCCTTTGCATTACATATCTGTGTCAGTGAATGTGTTTGTATATCTTGTATTATATATTGATGGCTGGTGATGTTCACTTGTGGTAGACAAGTAGTAGAACGAACACCAACACCGATCCTACTTTGTGGATTGGGAATATAAGTTGTGACAATACGTgcataatttatgttttttaaacatCTCCTCTCTCTGCAAGATGCATGCATGCTGTTGTATGGGCCAAGATATAGTTACTTGTGTAAGATGTGCTTTCCTCCGTCGGCATTTCATCGCCGTCTAGTCCCTGCCGTCACGTCCAAGCAACAAGGACTATGAGTGAAAATAGACATTGAAACAGTGTCTTAAGTCGGACAGTGTCAGTTGCTATGTGCATAATATTTTTCGCTTTCggtttttcctttcctcttctttttagtTCTTACAGTTGTATGAGGTTAATTGCAACCACATAGATCtattaaaaaacttgaatgTGAGCACCTGCCTACTCATGCCTCATGCACAAGCACATGTGTTTACCATCATAGAGCTTCAACGTGAAATAGGAATGGCAATAATTATCCGGAATGGCAATAATTATCCAtgtgttagatttttttatatttatattttatttattaggtaa
Coding sequences within it:
- the LOC133669506 gene encoding uncharacterized protein LOC133669506 codes for the protein MEEMTEPERVAGGGVALSFTVNDDEAMLNSPKVLPPRLGRRLLGEPKTPPSVEEIEAKLREANLRRQRYHELLSSKARSSTSKSGLRDCLQAEEDLGQKIKARLNAAQQKRLSILTEAQMRLARLDEHRQEAKSGLEMRFEKERGELGMKVESRVQQAQANRMLLLKAYGQRRAARRERAAQSLMQKMTQEIKYKESVRAAIYQKRAAAERKRLGLLEAERTKAHSRILQVQRVATSIYSQREIERKRIKDQLEYKLQKAKKQRAEYLRQRRNLNSQAHFNSKTMHEQGEYLSRKLTRCWRRFVKLRKTTLSLAKAYMSLQINQESVKSMPFVQLALCIESATTIQIVKAFVNRLESRITLSQEVTGNLSSLSKIDHLLKYAALPSRKGPSSNATRRGAKMIKSSKLSRYPVRVLLCAYMIMGHPAEVFSGVGECEIVLADSAANFIQEFELLVKIIIDGPIKTSQEIASANPSQKTFRSQLEAFDKAWCIYLHHFVAWKSKDAKLLEKDLVRAACQLELSLLQTCQLTSRNDGGLTRDMYGIKKQVLEEQKLLRETVQHLSGNGGLEHMEHALSDVRSRFVEAEKSGTSMASFTSDILSSFSRNSLEGSSISGFGETRDLAECIGNSSHQILSLSQADDSSPVKELDPSPSKKTINSIVHSDSMLANENELLVNEILHEHHRGFDDSFNVTDEDQNSLKAKVRETMEKAFWDGITESMQQDEPDLSWVLKLMKEVRDELCEMSPQSWREEIVETIDVDILSQVLKSGTLDMDYLGRILEFALVTLQKLSAPANDEEIKTSHDNLLKELREISQAADISNASFSLVMIKGLRFILKEIQILKTEISRARIRLVEPLIKGPAGLEYLKKAFTDRYGSPADATSLLPLTRKWMASVHAGAEQEWEEYVDSVSATTSDTQLSIPTALRTGGSVLTTSKIGPPASTTGLEQPGCTGEKADLLIRLGLMKLVIGVGGLTLEALPETLKLNLSRLRRVQSQLQKIITISTSALVLRQTLLTENLVTSSVDMENVVSECAKKLSELLDSVEDVGILEIVDTISAVSKSSGHDSNDEKLRARKEVMSNMLVKSLQAGDAIFELVSRTIFLAMKGAVLGGSGSKGRELVETALRRVGATLLSNRVMEAAEVLVVVAMVSLSVHGEWYEELIKNL